CAGGTCAAAGGCACAATTCGCTGCCGCGTGCTGTTCTGATAAACAGCCCGTATCCAGGAAAACAAAAGGCCCGGAACCGCCGAAACGCGGAACCGGGCCTTTTTATTGCAACTGTCTCTGCTTTTTACTGCTGTTGCATCGGCACCAGCGTCAACTCAACCCGACGGTTCTGTTCACGTCCCGCGGGGGTATCATTGCTGGCAATCGGATACCGCTCGCCATAACCTACCGCGTTCGTGCGGGAGGGGCTGATGTCCTGACTGAGAAGGAAATCCCGGACAGAACCGGCACGCTGTTCACTCAGCAACTGGTTATAGTCCTGTGAACCGGTGCTATCAGTATGGCCTTCAATCCGGATCATGGTCCTGTCGAATTCTTTCAGCACCAACGCCACTGACTCGAGGGTACCCTTGAAGGACGGCTGAATAGAGGATTCGTTCAGGTTGAACGTGATATTGCCCGGCATCACCAGCTCGATCTTGTCGCCGTTACGGACAACCTGGACACCGGAACCCTGAAGCTTCTGGCGCAACTGGGCTTCCTGCCGGTCCATGTAGTAGCCGATACCACCACCGATGGCGGCACCGGAGGCGGCACCGATGAGGGCGCCCTTACCACGGTCGCTCTTGCTGGAAGTGGCGGCACCGACTGCAGCACCGCCAATGGCACCAATAACACTGCCCATGGTAGCTTTGGAGGTTTCCTTTTCACCGGTATACGGGTCATACGTCATGCAGCCACCCAGGGTAAGGGTGGACAAAGCGAGCGCAAGGATAGTTTTCTTCACAGCATTCTCCCGATATCGGGTGGGTTAGCAGGCCTCTGACAGAGGCCCGTCAAAATTCTGGTCAAATGTGTCGACAATGGCGTTAAACACCGCTGCCTGCAAATCTTTGGCTTCATTCACAAGATGATGACGCCCGTCCGGAATCAGAAGTTCCTCCACCGGGGAGAATTTGTTCCGGATAATCCGTAAATTGTGGGGCCAGTCCACCGTTTTATCCTTCTGCCCCTGAACCACCGTAATCGGGAAGT
This DNA window, taken from Marinobacter halotolerans, encodes the following:
- a CDS encoding OmpA family protein, which translates into the protein MKKTILALALSTLTLGGCMTYDPYTGEKETSKATMGSVIGAIGGAAVGAATSSKSDRGKGALIGAASGAAIGGGIGYYMDRQEAQLRQKLQGSGVQVVRNGDKIELVMPGNITFNLNESSIQPSFKGTLESVALVLKEFDRTMIRIEGHTDSTGSQDYNQLLSEQRAGSVRDFLLSQDISPSRTNAVGYGERYPIASNDTPAGREQNRRVELTLVPMQQQ